A part of Halobacillus shinanisalinarum genomic DNA contains:
- a CDS encoding PrkA family serine protein kinase produces the protein MDILKKIQERREHEEELKWEGTFREYLDLLKEKPFLAQSAHSRVYNMITEAGVEEDSSHKKYSFFDEDIYGLDEAMERLVEEYFHPAARRLDVRKRILLLMGPVSGGKSTLVNLLKRGLEKYSYSDDGAVFAIKGCPMHEDPLHMIPHHLREEFQEEYGIRVEGSLSPLNTMRLEQDYGGRMEDVQVERIFFSEDKRTGIGTFSPSDPKSQDIADLTGSIDFSTIAQYGSESDPRAYRFDGELNKANRGMMEFQEMLKCDEKFLWHLLSLTQEGNFKAGRFALISADELIIAHTNEAEYRSFIANKKNEALHSRMIVMPVPYNLKVTQEERIYEKMIRESDIRDVHIAPHTLKVAAMFTILTRLKESKKASVDVLKKMYLYDGEMVEGFSDVDVEELKKEFPDEGMSGIDPRYVINRISSTIIKKEMTSINALDVLRSLKDGLDSHASISGEDKDRYLEFISLARKQYDDLAKKEVQKAFVYSYEESARTLMDNYLDNVEAYCNKAKLRDPLTGEELNPDERLMRSIEEQIGVSENAKKAFREEILIRISAYARKGKKFDYQSHERLREAIQKKLFADLKDVVKITTSTKTPDEQQLKKINEVVATLVDEHGYNSTSANELLKYVGSLLNR, from the coding sequence GTGGATATTTTAAAGAAAATTCAGGAACGAAGAGAGCATGAGGAAGAATTGAAATGGGAAGGTACTTTTCGAGAATATTTAGATCTATTAAAAGAGAAACCGTTCTTAGCTCAATCTGCCCATTCGCGTGTATATAATATGATTACAGAAGCCGGGGTTGAGGAAGACAGCAGTCACAAGAAATATTCCTTTTTTGATGAAGATATTTATGGGTTAGATGAAGCAATGGAGCGGCTGGTTGAGGAATACTTTCACCCCGCAGCAAGGAGATTGGATGTAAGAAAAAGAATTTTGTTATTAATGGGGCCTGTGAGTGGCGGGAAATCTACACTTGTGAACTTATTGAAACGCGGGTTAGAGAAATATTCGTATTCCGACGATGGGGCTGTCTTTGCGATTAAAGGCTGTCCCATGCATGAAGACCCTCTTCATATGATCCCACACCATCTTAGGGAAGAATTCCAGGAAGAATATGGAATACGTGTGGAAGGAAGCCTTTCACCATTAAACACGATGCGGCTGGAACAGGATTATGGTGGCCGTATGGAAGATGTCCAAGTTGAACGCATCTTTTTCTCGGAGGATAAGCGAACGGGGATTGGAACATTTAGTCCTTCTGATCCGAAGTCACAGGACATTGCAGATTTGACAGGCTCTATTGACTTTTCAACGATCGCACAGTACGGCTCTGAATCGGATCCGCGTGCCTATCGTTTTGACGGTGAACTGAATAAAGCGAACCGTGGAATGATGGAATTTCAGGAGATGTTGAAGTGTGACGAGAAGTTCCTGTGGCATTTATTGAGTCTCACACAAGAAGGAAATTTCAAAGCAGGGCGATTTGCACTTATTTCTGCGGATGAATTGATTATCGCACATACGAACGAAGCGGAGTACCGATCTTTCATTGCCAATAAGAAAAACGAAGCGCTTCATTCTCGAATGATTGTCATGCCGGTTCCATACAATTTGAAAGTCACACAAGAGGAACGGATTTATGAAAAAATGATCCGTGAAAGTGACATACGTGATGTGCATATCGCGCCACACACGCTTAAAGTAGCTGCCATGTTCACGATTCTAACGCGTTTAAAAGAATCGAAGAAGGCATCGGTTGATGTATTGAAGAAAATGTATCTATATGACGGGGAAATGGTGGAAGGCTTTAGTGATGTGGATGTAGAAGAATTGAAGAAGGAGTTCCCGGATGAAGGGATGAGTGGGATTGACCCACGTTATGTCATAAACCGAATTTCTTCGACTATTATTAAAAAAGAAATGACATCCATCAATGCGCTTGATGTGTTACGCTCCCTTAAAGACGGCCTTGATAGTCATGCCTCTATATCAGGTGAGGATAAGGATCGCTATTTGGAATTTATTTCGCTTGCCAGAAAACAATATGATGATCTTGCTAAGAAGGAAGTCCAGAAAGCATTCGTTTACTCGTATGAGGAGTCAGCTAGAACATTAATGGATAATTATTTAGACAATGTGGAAGCTTACTGCAATAAAGCGAAACTACGTGATCCTCTTACAGGTGAAGAATTGAACCCTGACGAGCGACTAATGCGTTCTATTGAAGAACAAATTGGTGTCTCGGAGAATGCGAAAAAAGCGTTCCGTGAGGAAATTCTTATTCGAATTTCCGCGTATGCAAGAAAAGGGAAGAAATTCGATTACCAATCCCATGAACGGCTCCGTGAAGCGATTCAGAAGAAGCTGTTCGCTGACTTGAAGGATGTTGTTAAGATTACCACATCAACGAAAACACCTGATGAACAGCAGTTGAAGAAGATTAATGAGGTTGTAGCTACATTAGTAGATGAGCACGGCTATAATTCCACTTCAGCAAATGAATTATTAAAGTATGTAGGAAGTTTATTAAATCGATAA
- a CDS encoding 2-oxoglutarate dehydrogenase E1 component — MGYIEEQYELYQNDADSVDASLKEVFDNYGAPAWMMNTHTSPATNGGAKASSEDIVKVTSALKLVEAIRRHGHLEADIYAVGSEERPVSTLINIENYGLTEEDLKGIPAEWVWPESPVKLDNALSVVRTLKERYAGTISFEYDHVNNDEERKWLQNNVESAAFQVNLSKEEKKQLLKRLADVEGFENFLAKTFVAQKRFSIEGLDVMVPMLDHIVQSASGDKIEHIMMGMAHRGRLNVLAHVLGKPYDRIFSEFHLSPDKELVPSEGSTGINYGWTGDVKYHFGARREIGDGEQTSTRVTLSHNPSHLEYVNPVVQGFTRAAQDDRSEPGYAQMDEGEAFGILIHGDAAFIGEGVVAEGLNMSDLPGYRTGGTIHIIANNLVGFTTNRRDGRSTRYASDLAKGFEIPIIHVNADDPVACLSAMSLAYEYRQKFHKDFLIDLVGYRRYGHNEIDEPRSTQPKLYKEIDDHPTVANIFEKSLIDEGSVEEGTLKQINEEIETNLRTTYNNMNENETKEADVKNRPGGVERPLDEIETMVDIERLRKLNQDMLKRPEGFNGFKKLEKILKRRGNMLDDGNKVDWATAEALAFASILEDGTPIRITGQDTERGTFAHRHMVLHDIETDETYSPLHGLEQARASFDIYNSPLSEAGVIGFEYGYSVQAPEALVIWEAQFGDFANAGQVIFDQFVAAGRAKWGEKSSMVFLLPHGYEGQGPEHSSARLERFLQLAAENNWTVANVTSSAQYFHLLRRQAAISNAEEARPLVIMSPKSLLRNQRVAVEGSRFSDSNFQSILKQPGLSKEENKDKVKSLLLGSGKIMVEIEDVVENAENETFDTIDAVRIEQIYPFPAKKLAEILETYPNLEELVWVQEEPQNMGSWYFVEGILHKLLKKGQIHRYVGRPHRASPSVGEPNIHKTEQNRIIQEALQMSKGGKSNEGN, encoded by the coding sequence ATGGGGTATATTGAAGAACAGTATGAGTTATATCAAAATGACGCAGATTCTGTCGACGCTTCGTTAAAAGAAGTATTTGATAATTATGGTGCACCAGCATGGATGATGAATACACATACATCTCCTGCAACGAATGGGGGAGCAAAGGCTTCATCCGAAGATATTGTGAAAGTGACCTCAGCATTGAAACTTGTTGAGGCTATTCGTCGTCATGGTCACTTAGAGGCAGACATTTATGCGGTCGGAAGCGAGGAACGTCCTGTTTCGACTTTAATAAACATTGAAAACTATGGATTGACTGAAGAAGACTTAAAGGGAATCCCAGCTGAATGGGTTTGGCCAGAGTCTCCTGTTAAATTAGATAATGCCTTAAGTGTTGTTCGCACGCTTAAGGAGAGATATGCAGGTACGATCTCCTTTGAATATGACCATGTAAATAATGACGAAGAACGCAAGTGGCTTCAGAATAATGTAGAGTCAGCTGCCTTCCAAGTCAACTTAAGTAAAGAAGAGAAGAAACAGCTCCTTAAGAGACTGGCTGATGTAGAAGGTTTCGAGAATTTCCTTGCTAAAACCTTTGTTGCTCAAAAGCGTTTCTCTATTGAAGGTTTAGATGTGATGGTGCCGATGCTGGATCATATTGTTCAATCAGCATCTGGTGACAAAATCGAACACATTATGATGGGAATGGCTCACAGAGGAAGATTGAATGTTCTTGCTCATGTGTTAGGAAAGCCTTACGATAGAATTTTCTCTGAGTTTCATCTTTCCCCAGATAAAGAGTTGGTACCTTCAGAAGGTTCCACAGGAATTAACTATGGCTGGACAGGGGATGTGAAATATCATTTTGGTGCTCGCCGAGAAATTGGCGATGGAGAACAAACAAGCACTCGGGTGACATTAAGCCACAACCCATCCCATTTAGAATATGTCAATCCTGTTGTACAAGGATTTACAAGGGCGGCTCAAGATGACCGTTCCGAACCGGGTTATGCTCAGATGGACGAGGGTGAAGCATTCGGAATTCTTATTCACGGCGATGCTGCTTTCATCGGAGAAGGGGTTGTCGCTGAAGGGTTAAATATGAGTGACTTACCAGGGTATCGCACAGGTGGGACCATCCATATTATTGCGAATAACTTAGTAGGTTTCACAACGAACAGACGGGATGGCCGCTCGACAAGGTACGCAAGTGATCTTGCCAAGGGTTTTGAAATCCCTATTATTCACGTGAACGCTGATGATCCAGTTGCTTGCTTATCTGCGATGTCATTGGCTTATGAATATCGTCAAAAATTCCATAAAGATTTTCTAATTGATCTAGTCGGTTATCGCCGTTATGGACATAACGAGATAGATGAGCCCCGCTCAACACAACCGAAACTCTACAAAGAGATTGATGATCATCCAACAGTTGCTAACATTTTTGAAAAATCTCTTATTGATGAAGGCAGTGTGGAAGAAGGAACTCTTAAGCAAATTAATGAAGAAATCGAAACGAATCTTCGTACTACTTACAACAATATGAATGAGAATGAAACAAAAGAAGCCGATGTAAAAAATCGTCCTGGTGGAGTAGAGCGACCGCTTGATGAAATTGAAACAATGGTTGATATTGAACGTTTACGAAAATTAAATCAAGATATGCTTAAACGCCCTGAAGGGTTTAACGGATTTAAGAAGCTGGAAAAAATCCTCAAGCGCCGTGGAAATATGTTGGATGACGGAAATAAAGTAGATTGGGCTACAGCAGAAGCGCTTGCCTTTGCTTCTATCTTAGAAGATGGAACACCAATAAGAATTACAGGACAGGATACAGAACGTGGAACCTTTGCCCACCGTCATATGGTTCTGCACGACATTGAAACAGATGAAACATATAGCCCACTCCACGGCTTGGAACAGGCAAGAGCCTCCTTTGATATTTATAATAGTCCATTATCAGAGGCTGGAGTCATTGGCTTTGAATATGGATACAGTGTACAGGCACCTGAAGCGCTCGTTATTTGGGAGGCGCAGTTTGGCGATTTCGCTAATGCGGGTCAAGTTATTTTTGACCAGTTTGTTGCAGCAGGTCGTGCCAAATGGGGAGAGAAATCAAGCATGGTTTTCTTACTTCCACACGGTTATGAAGGACAAGGACCAGAGCACTCAAGTGCCCGTCTTGAACGTTTCTTGCAATTAGCGGCTGAGAATAACTGGACGGTGGCTAACGTGACCTCATCTGCCCAATATTTCCATTTACTAAGACGCCAGGCAGCGATTAGTAATGCAGAGGAAGCTAGACCATTGGTTATCATGTCACCGAAAAGCTTGCTTCGTAACCAGCGCGTAGCCGTTGAAGGCAGTAGATTTAGTGACAGTAACTTCCAATCAATCCTGAAACAACCTGGTTTAAGCAAAGAAGAAAATAAGGATAAAGTTAAATCATTGCTTTTAGGCAGCGGAAAAATTATGGTTGAAATTGAAGATGTAGTGGAGAATGCTGAGAATGAAACATTCGATACGATCGATGCGGTTCGAATTGAACAAATTTATCCTTTCCCTGCGAAGAAGCTTGCGGAAATTCTAGAGACATATCCAAATCTCGAAGAACTTGTATGGGTTCAGGAAGAGCCGCAAAATATGGGGAGCTGGTATTTTGTTGAAGGAATCCTTCACAAATTGCTAAAAAAAGGACAAATTCACCGTTATGTAGGCAGACCACATCGGGCTTCTCCTTCTGTAGGTGAACCAAACATTCATAAAACAGAACAAAACCGAATCATCCAAGAAGCGTTACAGATGTCTAAAGGAGGAAAATCAAATGAAGGAAATTAA
- the odhB gene encoding 2-oxoglutarate dehydrogenase complex dihydrolipoyllysine-residue succinyltransferase produces the protein MKEIKVPELAESITEGTIAEWLVKKGDQVEKGDPVLELETDKVNVEVNADASGIISELLKEAGDDVEVGDVIAKVDENGEAGGSSDDEEKKEEPKEEKQESTASSNQKEDKQEEGSKEQEGSKGDVIATPAARKRARELGIDLSQISARDLLGRIRPEDVESAASGKNEKKEAPKKEKKESKQDSNEKTEFVKPVEREKMSRRRQTIAKKLVEAQQNSAMLTTFNEVDMTHVMNLRKERKDSFLKKHDIKLGFMSFFTKAAIGALKEFPLINAEIQGNEIVKKQFYDIGMAVSTEEGLVVPVVRDADRLDFAGIEKGIADVATKARNKELQLDDLQGGSFTITNGGIFGSMLSTPILNAPQVGILGLHNIEKRAKVMPDDTIQARPMMYIALSYDHRIVDGKDAVQFLRRIKEMIEDPYDLLLEG, from the coding sequence ATGAAGGAAATTAAAGTTCCTGAGTTAGCTGAATCCATCACTGAAGGTACTATTGCCGAATGGCTTGTAAAAAAAGGGGATCAAGTAGAAAAAGGGGACCCTGTGCTAGAACTTGAGACAGACAAAGTAAATGTTGAAGTAAACGCTGATGCTAGTGGCATTATCTCAGAACTTCTTAAAGAAGCAGGGGATGACGTAGAAGTAGGCGATGTGATCGCTAAGGTTGATGAGAACGGAGAAGCTGGCGGTTCTTCAGATGATGAAGAGAAAAAAGAAGAGCCTAAAGAAGAAAAACAAGAAAGTACTGCTTCCTCTAATCAAAAAGAAGACAAGCAAGAGGAAGGCTCTAAAGAACAAGAGGGATCGAAGGGCGATGTGATTGCAACACCAGCAGCCCGCAAACGTGCACGCGAGCTAGGCATCGACTTAAGCCAAATTTCTGCTCGTGATCTTTTAGGCAGAATTCGTCCTGAGGATGTGGAATCTGCTGCTAGCGGCAAGAATGAGAAAAAAGAAGCTCCGAAGAAAGAGAAGAAGGAAAGCAAGCAAGACTCAAACGAGAAGACAGAGTTTGTTAAGCCTGTTGAACGAGAGAAAATGTCTCGTCGTCGTCAAACAATCGCTAAGAAACTTGTAGAAGCGCAGCAAAACTCTGCCATGCTTACAACGTTCAACGAAGTAGACATGACACATGTGATGAATCTTCGTAAAGAACGTAAAGATTCGTTCTTGAAAAAGCATGATATTAAACTAGGCTTCATGTCCTTCTTTACGAAGGCAGCTATCGGGGCCCTGAAAGAATTTCCACTGATTAATGCTGAAATTCAGGGTAATGAAATCGTGAAGAAGCAATTCTATGATATTGGTATGGCTGTTTCAACCGAAGAGGGACTAGTTGTTCCGGTGGTTCGTGACGCAGACCGCCTTGACTTTGCTGGAATTGAAAAAGGAATTGCAGACGTAGCTACGAAAGCTCGTAACAAAGAGCTGCAGCTAGATGACTTGCAAGGTGGTTCCTTTACAATTACCAATGGTGGTATTTTTGGATCCATGTTGTCTACACCGATCTTAAATGCACCACAGGTAGGTATTCTAGGCTTGCACAATATCGAGAAGCGAGCTAAAGTGATGCCAGATGATACGATTCAAGCACGTCCAATGATGTATATCGCCCTTTCCTATGATCATAGAATCGTTGATGGAAAAGACGCGGTACAATTCTTGCGCAGAATTAAAGAAATGATTGAAGATCCATATGATCTACTTTTAGAAGGATAA
- the yhbH gene encoding sporulation protein YhbH encodes MNMDDEKSFVIAEDDWSLHRKGYDDQRRHQEKVRDAMNKQLPDLITEENIVMSNGKRVVKIPIRSLDEYKIRYNHDKNKHAGQGDGDSEVGDVLGQSQEKKAKPGQGEGAGDQAGEDYYEAEVTLAELEEAFFKELTLPDLAEKEKDTIVHEDIEFRDVRKTGLTGNIDKKRTMLEAYKRNALAGDASFAPIYPEDIRYKAWTDQEKPESKAVVIAMMDTSGSMGQWEKYMARSFFFWMNRFLNKNYETVDVEFIAHHTQAKVVSEEDFFSKGESGGTICSSAYRRALQLIDEKYSPERYNIYPFHFSDGDNLTSDNKRCISLIEELIGVSQMFGYGEVNQYNRSSSLMQAYKSIDHPKFRHHILRKKVDVFHAMKTFFNDVKKAEVTS; translated from the coding sequence TTGAATATGGATGATGAGAAAAGTTTCGTAATTGCTGAAGACGACTGGTCCCTCCACAGGAAAGGCTATGATGATCAGCGCCGGCATCAGGAAAAAGTAAGAGATGCAATGAACAAACAACTTCCTGACTTGATTACGGAAGAAAATATTGTGATGTCTAATGGAAAACGTGTTGTGAAAATTCCGATTCGGTCACTTGATGAATATAAAATTCGTTATAATCACGACAAGAATAAGCATGCAGGTCAAGGGGATGGTGATAGTGAGGTAGGGGATGTTCTAGGTCAATCACAGGAGAAAAAAGCCAAGCCTGGGCAAGGCGAAGGAGCTGGCGACCAGGCAGGAGAAGATTACTATGAAGCTGAAGTCACCTTGGCTGAGCTAGAGGAAGCATTTTTTAAAGAGTTGACTCTTCCTGATTTGGCAGAAAAAGAAAAAGACACGATCGTTCATGAAGATATTGAATTCCGTGACGTACGGAAAACAGGATTAACAGGAAATATAGATAAAAAACGGACGATGCTTGAAGCGTATAAAAGGAATGCACTTGCAGGCGATGCTTCTTTTGCACCGATATACCCTGAAGATATTCGTTACAAGGCATGGACAGATCAAGAAAAACCAGAATCGAAAGCTGTCGTGATCGCGATGATGGATACGAGCGGCAGTATGGGACAATGGGAAAAATATATGGCCCGCAGTTTTTTCTTTTGGATGAATCGTTTTTTAAACAAAAATTACGAAACGGTAGATGTGGAGTTCATTGCCCATCATACGCAAGCAAAAGTGGTTAGTGAAGAAGATTTCTTTTCTAAGGGTGAGAGCGGTGGAACAATTTGTTCGTCAGCCTATCGCAGAGCACTTCAACTGATAGACGAAAAGTATTCACCAGAACGTTATAATATTTATCCTTTTCACTTTTCTGATGGTGATAATCTTACTTCTGATAACAAGAGATGTATTTCGCTTATTGAGGAGCTTATCGGAGTGTCACAAATGTTTGGTTATGGTGAGGTGAATCAATATAACCGTTCTTCTAGCTTAATGCAGGCATACAAATCTATTGATCATCCTAAATTCAGGCATCATATTTTGAGGAAAAAAGTAGATGTATTTCATGCGATGAAAACATTCTTTAATGATGTAAAAAAAGCGGAAGTAACAAGCTGA